Genomic window (Leisingera methylohalidivorans DSM 14336):
CGTTGCCGCCTTCTTGATGCCCGCCATGTGCTTGGCCGAGGTGAACGCCCGGTTCAACTGTCGTGGTGACAGTGGATTGGTCTTCGGCTTTCCCGGGAAGAGCCATCCCTCCGGACGGGACACGCGCCAGTAGTCGCGCAGAAACGCAAGCAGGTTGGGCGACAGCATCGCCTTACGATCCCGCCCGCCCTTTCCATCATCGACATGGATCAGCATACGGTCGCTGTCGATGTCCGTGACCTTGAGGTTGCATACCTCGGAGGCGCGCAGACCGGCTCCGTAGCTGATGCCAAGGGCGGCACGATACTTGAGCCCGGGGCCGGGAACCGCGGCCAACAGGTCGGCCACCTCCTCGGCGCTGAGCACCACGGGCAGTTTGCGGGGCTTGCGGTGGAACTGCATGAAGCGCTTCATCTCTTCGCGCCCGCAGGTCACACCGAAGAAGAACCGCAAGGAAATGATCCGAACATTGAAGGTGCTGGCTGATACCCCGTCTTCAGTCATCTTCAACTGATACGACCGCAGCTCCTCGGGGGACGCCGTATCGGGTGATCGGCCAAGAAACGCCGCGAAGTGCTTCACGTTACGGATATGGGCCTTTTGGGTCTTCTCCGCCAGACCTCGGATGTTCATGTCTTCGATCATCCGCTGGCGCAGCCGGGTCACCCTCTCCTCTGTCATGGGAGCCTCCTGTCTGATGATTGAGAAGGCCCAATCGTCAGGCAGCTTGCTAAGCCAGCCAAATGTGCCTCGTTATGGGCGCCCCACGCCCGTGGCCACGAGCGCCAATGCCGCGGAGCGGCTTAGCCCGTCCGCCCTTGCAGTTCCTGCAACATGTGTTCCGCAAGGCGGCAATGGGCGCTCGAAGCGGAGCCTCCCGGCGGTCTGCACTCATAGGTGCAAGGCACATCAGCCTGCAATCAGATAAAGGCCGCTAACGATAGCAAACAGTAGAACCGCAACTCTCAGACCAGGGCCGCCGATCCGGCTGTGTGTCATCCGCGAAAGCGCACTGCCCAGCATGACGGCAGGGAACAGATACACAGCGGCCAGCAGCTGCACGGTTTCCATGCGTCCGGCGAGCGCAAGAATTATCAGGGAAATCACCTCGCCCGCAAGAAAGCAGATTGCCACTGTCGAGCGCAGTACGGGCGCCGCGGCGTGCTGGTAGAGCAGCGCCAGCGGCGGGCCGCCGATCCCGGTGGAAGTCTCGGTGACTCCGGTAAAGAGACCAACGCCCAAAGCCGCTGGGCGGGTGGGGTCAAAGCGCGGCGCAAGGAGCGCGGCTCCGGCGGCGATGATCGTGAACCAGCCGACGGCGAGGTCGAGCTGCCGGCCGCTCAGCACCACCAGCAGCCAGAGCCCCGCAAAAGTCCCGGCGAACCGGCCCAGCGTGATCCAGCCGGCGCCGTTCCAGTCGACCTCTTCACGCTCGCGCCAGGCCACGTGGCTGTTCAGCGGAAGCATCAGGATCAACAGGGTGACGGGCAGCAGCGACGGCTCCACCAGGCCCAGGACCGGCGCCACGATCAGAGCAAAGCCGATACCTAGCGCGCCCTGAATGAAGGCCGCGGCAAATACCACGGCCGACAAGATCAGCAAAACGTCGAAAGTCACTTTGGCTCCGCCTGTTTCTGGAGAGCTTCCGCTCTGTGGCTGGAGGCAACCGGGTGGATGCGCTGGATGCCGGCACCCGCGATGGCGGAACCGGACAGTTCGCGCACTTCAGCCATCAGCGCCCTGGCATCCCAATCCAACGGCCAGCCTTGCCAGAGGCGCAGCTTGCCTTGCGTAAAGACCGCATCTATCTGGTCGCGGCTGCCATAGCGGACCAGCTCCCAGATCAGATCGTGCGACGGAGTGAACTCCGGCCGGTCAAGATCAACGAGGAGGAAATCGGCTGCCAGCCCCAATGCGATATCGCCCGTGACTGCGCCCAGCCCTGCCGCATCGGCGGCGCGGCTGGTTGCTGCGTCGAGCCAGAGCCAGCCGCCGCCGCAGGAGCTGTCGCCGGTGGCCAGGCCAAATCCCGCCCGCTGCAGGCTTTCGCCCGCATCCATCAGGCGGAACCCGTCGGCGCGGGTGCCGTCGGTCCCCAGGCCAAACCGGATGCCAAGTGCCTCCATCTGCAATGCGGGTGCAATCGCGTTGCCCTTCCAGACACTGGCGACGGGGTTGTAGGCCACCGCCGTGCCGCTGTCGCGCAGCAGATTCAGTTCTTGCGGGGTGACAAGTGTGGAATGGGCGATCAGAACGTGCGGCCCCAATGCGCCGATGGACGCGAGATGCTCCAGCGGCCGCTGGCCCCGCGCCACAAGCGAGCGCTCAACGGCTGCCAGATGCTCGTTCACGTGGGATTGGAACACCACGCCTGCTTCAGCAGACAGGCCTGAGACCCTGGCCAGCATGCGGTCGGTTGCAACTTCGGGAATGGAAACCGCCAGGGAGGGGTGGATCAGCGGGTCGCCTTCCCA
Coding sequences:
- a CDS encoding amidohydrolase family protein — protein: MTDLKSRLAAGGDLLLLPGKLLHQGECRTGLGVLIRGGRFQDIDDAEALCARHPELDPLYLPDHLMMPGFIDSHTHLTQSLGKSLVFGEPSEIFRRIWVPLESSLNERLVYLSAKLAALECLRGGFTAAVDAGTRSDGCIGALASAARETGLRSVVGYICNDLGGTAKVADQATILARAEQHLAAWEGDPLIHPSLAVSIPEVATDRMLARVSGLSAEAGVVFQSHVNEHLAAVERSLVARGQRPLEHLASIGALGPHVLIAHSTLVTPQELNLLRDSGTAVAYNPVASVWKGNAIAPALQMEALGIRFGLGTDGTRADGFRLMDAGESLQRAGFGLATGDSSCGGGWLWLDAATSRAADAAGLGAVTGDIALGLAADFLLVDLDRPEFTPSHDLIWELVRYGSRDQIDAVFTQGKLRLWQGWPLDWDARALMAEVRELSGSAIAGAGIQRIHPVASSHRAEALQKQAEPK
- a CDS encoding sulfite exporter TauE/SafE family protein; the encoded protein is MTFDVLLILSAVVFAAAFIQGALGIGFALIVAPVLGLVEPSLLPVTLLILMLPLNSHVAWREREEVDWNGAGWITLGRFAGTFAGLWLLVVLSGRQLDLAVGWFTIIAAGAALLAPRFDPTRPAALGVGLFTGVTETSTGIGGPPLALLYQHAAAPVLRSTVAICFLAGEVISLIILALAGRMETVQLLAAVYLFPAVMLGSALSRMTHSRIGGPGLRVAVLLFAIVSGLYLIAG